From Anopheles darlingi chromosome 2, idAnoDarlMG_H_01, whole genome shotgun sequence, the proteins below share one genomic window:
- the LOC125959170 gene encoding ADP-ribosylation factor-like protein 16, producing MSYLCLGPMSAGKTLLLTCLQKPESVNFTSHSVPSVGTNLYTIKIPPIVIDEKDVNQKIPPPGKRKELVQVREVGGCLAPIWRDYLLNPVDKLIYVVDTSNLCQISAAGVLLYSMLAEPRLQKTKFLLVLSKMDLAYRQMRNEALLMLQMEKFQKQIPQNITIVQFSALTKEGIDEIYDWLAMN from the exons ATGTCTTACCTTTGTCTAGGGCCGATGAGTGCGGGGAAAACTCTTTTACTTACTTGCCTGCAGAAGCCGGAATCAGTCAACTTCACATCCCACTCGGTGCCGAGCGTTGGAACCAATTTGTACACCATCAAAATACCACCCATCGTGATCGATGAAAAGGACGTGAATCAAAAGATACCACCGCCAGGAAAACGTAAAGAACTGGTACAGGTCCGCGAAGTGGGAGGATGTCTCGCGCCAATCTGGCGGGACTATCTGCTTAATCCCGTCGACAAGCTGATTTACGTTGTCGATACTTCGAACCTTTGCCAGATTTCTGCTGCCG GTGTTCTTCTCTACTCTATGCTGGCCGAGCCGAGACTACAGAAAACGAAGTTTCTTCTGGTGCTATCGAAAATGGATCTCGCATACCGGCAAATGCGTAACGAAGCGTTACTAATGCTACAGATGGAAAAGTTCCAAAAGCAGATACCCCAAAACATTACGATTGTGCAATTTAGCGCGCTTACTAAGGAAGGAATTGATGAGATTTACGATTGGTTGGCAATGAATTAA
- the LOC125949709 gene encoding DNA damage-binding protein 1, with product MAHNYVVTAQKPTAVTACVTGNFTSSSDLNLIVAKNSRLEIYLVTPEGLRPLKEVGINGKIAVMKLFRPAEECKDLIFILTHRYNAMILQCAVQGEDIEIITKAHGNVSDRVGKPAETGILAVIDPKARVIGMRLYEGLFKIIPLDKDTNELKATSLRMEEMNVQDVEFLYGTTHPTLIVIYQDVNGRHIKTHEINLKDKEFTKIAWKQDNVETEATMLIAVPMPLGGAIVIGQESIVYHDGDSYVAVAPAIIKQSTINCYARIDSKGLRYLLGNMAGNLFMMFLETEENDRGQATVRDIKVELLGEITIPECITYLDNGVLFIGSRHGDSQLVKLNTSAGENGAYVMLMETFTNLAPILDMCVVDLERQGQGQMITCSGSFKEGSLRIIRNGIGIQEHACIDLPGIKGMWPLRTGIDDSPYDNTLVLSFVGHTRVLMLSGEEVEETEIAGFLSDQQTFFCANVHQGQILQVTPSSARLISCENKSMICEWKPPEDKRIGVVAANSTQLVCATAREVYYLEIGDGKLEQRTQVTLDYEVACLDISPLDEDARRAEYVAVGLWTDISACVLRLPTLELRHKEKLGGEIIPRSILMAAFEGINYLLCALGDGSMFYFVLNKATGALTEQKKVTLGTQPTILKTFRSLSTTNVFACSDRPTVIYSSNHKLVFSNVNLKEVNHMCSLNAEAYQDSLALATKNTVILGTIDEIQKLHIRTVPLGESPRRIAYQEASQTFGVITYRMDMQDSNGLTPSRQSASTQTNNVTSSSNMGLLKPGTASSAEFGQEVEVHNLLIIDENTFEVLHAHQFMQTEYALSLMSARLGNDPNTYYVVGTALVNPEEPEPKVGRIIIYQYADNELTQISEKEIKGACYSLVEFNGRVLACINSTVRLFEWTDDKDLRLECSHFNNVLALYCKTKGDFILVGDLMRSITLLQYKQMEGSFEEIARDYQPNWMTSVEILDDDAFLGADNSTNLFVCLKDSAATTDEERQMMPEVAQFHLGDLVNVFRHGSLVMQNIGERTTPTSGCVLFGTVSGSIGLVTQIQSDFYEFLRKLQDNLTNTIKSVGKIDHAHWRSFDTDMKTERCEGFIDGDLVESFLDLSRDKMREAAIGLEIEVNGSKREATVDDIIKIVEDLTRIH from the exons ATGGCGCACAATTACGTTGTGACTGCTCAGAAACCGACGGCTGTTACGGCCTGCGTTACCG GTAACTTTACGTCCTCGAGCGATTTGAATCTGATCGTTGCCAAAAATTCCCGGCTGGAAATTTACCTAGTAACACCGGAAGGGCTCCGGCCGCTCAAGGAGGTCGGCATTAATGGCAAAATAGCGGTGATGAAGCTGTTTCGCCCGGCA GAAGAATGTAAAGATTTAATCTTCATACTGACGCACCGATACAATGCTATGATACTTCAGTGCGCGGTTCAGGGAGAAGACATCGAGATCATCACCAAAGCGCACGGAAATGTCTCGGACAGGGTTGGCAAACCGGCAGAAACGGGAATTCTGGCGGTAATAGATCCGAAGGCGCGTGTCATCGGCATGCGGCTGTACGAGGGATTGTTTAAGATCATTCCGCTCGACAAGGACACAAACGAGCTGAAAGCAACGAGCCTGCGAATGGAAGAGATGAACGTGCAAGACGTGGAGTTCCTATACGGCACGACTCACCCAACGTTGATTGTCATCTATCAGGACGTCAATGGGCGGCACATAAAGACGCACGAGATCAATCTTAAGGACAAGGAGTTCACAAAGATCGCCTGGAAGCAGGATAATGTGGAAACGGAGGCCACTATGCTGATTGCCGTGCCGATGCCACTGGGTGGAGCGATCGTAATAGGTCAGGAATCGATCGTTTATCACGACGGAGACAGCTATGTGGCCGTGGCACCGGCGATCATAAAGCAAAGTACGATTAACTGCTATGCACGAATCGACAGCAAAGGTTTGCGCTATTTGCTCGGCAACATGGCTGGTAACCTGTTTATGATGTTTCTCGAGACAGAGGAAAACGACCGAGGGCAGGCGACTGTGCGCGATATCAAAGTGGAGCTGCTGGGTGAAATCACGATCCCCGAGTGCATTACATACCTGGATAACGGCGTACTATTTATCGGCTCGCGTCACGGTGATTCACAACTTGTGAAATTGAACACGTCTGCTGGCGAGAACGGTGCGTACGTCATGCTAATGGAAACGTTCACCAACCTGGCTCCCATACTGGACATGTGTGTGGTAGATCTGGAGCGCCAGGGACAGGGACAGATGATCACATGCTCGGGTAGTTTCAAGGAAGGCTCCCTGCGCATCATTCGCAACGGTATCGGCATACAGGAGCACGCCTGCATCGATCTACCTGGCATCAAGGGAATGTGGCCGTTACGTACCGGTATCGATGATTCGCCGTACGATAATACGCTAGTGCTGTCTTTTGTtggacacacacgcgtactGATGCTTTCGGGTGAAGAAGTGGAAGAGACTGAGATCGCCGGATTTCTTAGCGATCAGCAAACGTTCTTCTGTGCCAACGTTCACCAGGGCCAAATACTACAGGTGACGCCCAGTTCGGCTCGGCTTATTTCCTGCGAGAACAAATCCATGATCTGCGAGTGGAAACCACCAGAAGATAAGCGGATCGGTGTGGTTGCTGCTAACTCAACCCAGTTAGTGTGTGCGACGGCACGGGAAGTGTATTACTTGGAAATCGGTGATGGAAAACTAGAGCAACGTACACAGGTCACTCTGGATTATGAGGTCGCATGTCTGGATATCTCACCGCTCGATGAAGATGCCCGACGCGCAGAATACGTTGCTGTTGGTCTATGGACGGACATTTCAGCCTGTGTGCTCCGCCTGCCAACGCTCGAGTTGCGGCATAAGGAGAAACTGGGCGGAGAAATTATTCCCCGTTCGATACTGATGGCCGCCTTTGAAGGAATCAACTACCTACTGTGTGCACTCGGCGATGGATCGATGTTCTATTTTGTGCTAAACAAGGCAACCGGTGCTTTGaccgagcagaagaaggttaCCCTTGGTACACAACCAACGATTCTGAAAACCTTCCGTTCACTATCGACGACGAACGTGTTCGCTTGCTCGGATCGACCGACGGTCATCTATAGCTCGAATCACAAGCTCGTCTTTTCAAATGTTAACCTAAAGGAGGTAAATCATATGTGCTCGCTAAACGCCGAAGCATACCAGGATTCTTTGGCACTGGCCACAAAGAACACCGTAATTCTCGGCACGATCGACGAAATCCAGAAGCTGCATATTCGCACGGTACCGCTCGGAGAATCTCCGAGAAGAATCGCGTATCAGGAAGCATCACAAACGTTCGGTGTCATCACCTACCGTATGGACATGCAGGATTCGAATGGTTTAACGCCATCCCGCCAGAGCGCCTCGACGCAAACCAATAATGTCACTTCATCCAGCAACATGGGGCTGCTGAAGCCAGGTACAGCCAGCAGTGCCGAATTTGGGCAAGAAGTGGAAGTGCACAATTTGCTCATTATCGACGAAAATACGTTCGAGGTGTTGCACGCACACCAGTTCATGCAGACCGAGTATGCACTGTCGCTGATGTCAGCCCGGCTCGGCAACGATCCAAACACCTACTATGTTGTCGGTACGGCGCTTGTAAATCCGGAGGAACCAGAACCAAAGGTAGGCCGCATCATTATCTACCAGTACGCCGACAACGAGCTGACGCAGATTAGTGAAAAGGAGATTAAGGGCGCTTGTTACTCATTGGTTGAATTCAACGGGCGAGTACTGGCGTGCATCAACTCGACAGTTCGGCTTTTTGAATGGACGGACGACAAGGATCTACGGTTAGAGTGCAGTCACTTCAACAACGTTCTAGCGCTGTATTGTAAAACGAAAG GTGACTTCATTCTTGTCGGCGATCTAATGCGCTCGATCACGCTGCTACAGTACAAGCAGATGGAGGGTAGCTTTGAGGAAATTGCTCGTGACTACCAACCGAACTGGATGACGTCGGTAGAAAtcctggatgatgatgcgttccTGGGGGCAGACAATAGCACTaatctgtttgtttgtctgaaAGACAGCGCTGCTACCACGGACGAAGAACGCCAGATGATGCCCGAGGTGGCCCAGTTTCATCTTGGCGATCTCGTGAACGTGTTCCGCCACGGTTCACTGGTGATGCAAAATATAGGCGAAAGGACTACACCTACGAGCGGCTGTGTGCTGTTCGGTACGGTTAGCGGTTCGATTGGATTGGTCACGCAGATACAGAGCgatttttatgagtttttgcgCAAGCTACAGGACAATCTTACTAATACGATCAAATCAGTAGGCAAGATTGATCATGCCCACTGGCGCAGCTTCGATACGGACATGAAAACTGAGCGGTGCGAGGGCTTCATCGATGGTGATCTGGTGGAAAGCTTTCTTGATCTAAGCCGTGACAAAATGCGCGAGGCGGCCATCGGGCTTGAAATTGAAGTGAACGGATCGAAGCGCGAAGCTACCGTCGATGATATCATCAAAATAGTGGAAGACCTTACGAGAATACACTGA